Proteins encoded together in one Impatiens glandulifera chromosome 1, dImpGla2.1, whole genome shotgun sequence window:
- the LOC124921632 gene encoding cyclin-U2-1-like, which translates to MALTTSIPISPRKLRHDLYCISDQDELSNTAAATTPLVISVLASLIERTMARNQRIIKNSSWPSPAILFNRNARTRIFDCNETPDMTIQSYLERIFRYTKAAPPVYVVAYVYIDRFCQFQPEFRINPRNVHRFLITTIMVASKYVEDMNYRNSYYAKVGGFTTKEMNNLEFDFLFLMGFKLHVNVSVFESYCCHLEREVSVGGGYQIERTLRCAEEIKSSQQRRRKDDTLKIARIML; encoded by the exons ATGGCACTAACAACATCAATTCCAATTTCCCCAAGAAAACTCCGACACGATTTATACTGTATCTCCGACCAAGACGAACTATCCAACACCGCCGCCGCCACCACACCATTAGTAATCTCTGTTCTTGCATCTCTAATCGAAAGAACAATGGCCAGAAATCAAAGAATCATCAAGAACAGTTCTTGGCCGTCGCCGGCGATTCTGTTCAATAGAAACGCCCGTACGAGAATCTTCGACTGCAATGAAACTCCAGACATGACGATCCAATCTTATCTCGAGAGAATATTCCGGTATACCAAGGCTGCGCCGCCAGTCTATGTTGTTGCCTATGTTTATATCGACCGGTTCTGTCAATTTCAACCGGAGTTTCGAATTAACCCGAGAAATGTTCACCGGTTTCTTATCACTACCATAATGGTTGCTTCCAAATACGTTGAGGACAT GAATTATAGGAACTCATATTATGCTAAGGTTGGAGGATTCACTACTAAAGAGATGAATAATTTGGAGTTTGATTTCTTATTCTTGATGGGTTTCAAGCTTCATGTTAATGTAAGTGTGTTTGAAAGCTATTGTTGCCATTTGGAAAGAGAAGTTAGTGTTGGAGGAGGTTATCAGATTGAGAGGACTCTTCGTTGTGCAGAGGAAATCAAGTCAAGCCAACAGAGAAGAAGGAAAGATGATACACTAAAAATTGCAAGGATTATgttgtaa